One window of Burkholderia vietnamiensis LMG 10929 genomic DNA carries:
- a CDS encoding RNA-binding S4 domain-containing protein encodes MNYRISTEPGAKLRIDKWLWAARFFKTRSLASDAVDKGHVKIGGAAVKPSKDVRVGDEVEIAIDGVVWHIAVLGICDVRGPASVAQTLYAETEAGRAARLAELERRRTYREPAAELHGRPTKRDRRIIDRFSGER; translated from the coding sequence ATGAACTACAGGATTTCGACCGAACCGGGCGCGAAACTGCGCATCGACAAGTGGCTGTGGGCGGCGCGGTTCTTCAAGACGCGTTCGCTTGCATCGGACGCGGTCGACAAGGGCCACGTGAAGATCGGCGGCGCGGCCGTCAAGCCGTCGAAGGACGTGCGCGTCGGCGACGAGGTCGAGATTGCGATCGACGGAGTGGTCTGGCACATTGCCGTGCTGGGCATCTGCGACGTGCGCGGGCCGGCGAGCGTCGCGCAGACGCTCTACGCGGAAACCGAGGCCGGGCGCGCCGCGCGGCTCGCCGAACTCGAACGGCGCCGTACCTACCGGGAGCCGGCGGCCGAGCTGCACGGCCGGCCGACCAAGCGCGACAGGCGCATCATCGACAGATTTTCGGGTGAACGCTGA
- the dnaK gene encoding molecular chaperone DnaK gives MGKIIGIDLGTTNSCVAIMEGNQVKVIENSEGARTTPSIIAYMDDNEVLVGAPAKRQSVTNPKNTLFAVKRLIGRRFEEKEVQKDIGLMPYAIIKADNGDAWVEAHGEKLAPPQISAEVLRKMKKTAEDYLGEPVTEAVITVPAYFNDSQRQATKDAGRIAGLEVKRIINEPTAAALAFGLDKAEKGDRKIAVYDLGGGTFDVSIIEIADVDGEMQFEVLSTNGDTFLGGEDFDQRIIDYIIGEFKKEQGVDLSKDVLALQRLKEAAEKAKIELSSSQQTEINLPYITADASGPKHLNLKITRAKLEALVEDLVERTIEPCRIAIKDAGVKVSDIDDVILVGGQTRMPKVQEKVKEFFGKEPRRDVNPDEAVAVGAAIQGQVLSGDRKDVLLLDVTPLSLGIETLGGVMTKMITKNTTIPTKHSQVYSTADDNQSAVTIKVFQGEREMAAGNKLLGEFNLEGIPPAPRGVPQIEVTFDIDANGILHVGAKDKATGKENKITIKANSGLSDAEIDQMIKDAEANAAEDHKLRELADSRNQGDALVHSTKKALTEYGDKLDAGEKEKIEAALKSLEDVLKDTSADKAAIDAKVEELGKASQKLGEKMYADMQAQQAGAAGAAGAAEGAAHAGGAQQAADDVVDAEFKEVKKD, from the coding sequence ATGGGAAAGATCATCGGTATTGACCTCGGCACCACGAACTCGTGCGTCGCCATCATGGAAGGCAATCAGGTCAAGGTCATCGAGAACTCGGAAGGCGCGCGCACGACGCCGTCGATCATCGCCTACATGGACGATAACGAAGTGCTCGTCGGCGCACCGGCCAAGCGTCAGTCCGTGACCAACCCGAAGAACACGCTGTTCGCGGTGAAGCGCCTGATCGGCCGTCGCTTCGAAGAGAAGGAAGTCCAGAAGGACATCGGCCTGATGCCGTACGCGATCATCAAGGCCGACAACGGCGACGCATGGGTCGAAGCGCACGGCGAGAAGCTCGCGCCGCCGCAGATTTCGGCTGAAGTGCTGCGCAAGATGAAGAAGACGGCCGAAGACTACCTCGGCGAGCCGGTCACGGAAGCCGTGATCACGGTGCCGGCGTACTTCAACGACAGCCAGCGTCAGGCGACCAAGGACGCCGGCCGCATCGCGGGCCTCGAAGTCAAGCGGATCATCAACGAGCCGACCGCCGCGGCGCTCGCGTTCGGCCTCGACAAGGCAGAGAAGGGTGACCGCAAGATCGCCGTGTACGACCTCGGCGGCGGTACGTTCGACGTGTCGATCATCGAAATCGCGGACGTCGACGGCGAAATGCAGTTCGAAGTGCTGTCGACCAACGGCGACACGTTCCTCGGCGGCGAAGACTTCGACCAGCGCATCATCGATTACATCATCGGCGAGTTCAAGAAGGAGCAGGGCGTCGACCTGTCGAAGGACGTGCTCGCGCTGCAGCGCCTGAAGGAAGCGGCCGAAAAGGCGAAGATCGAGCTGTCGTCGAGCCAGCAGACCGAAATCAACCTGCCGTACATCACGGCGGACGCATCGGGTCCGAAGCACTTGAACCTGAAGATCACCCGCGCGAAGCTGGAAGCGCTGGTGGAAGACCTCGTCGAGCGCACGATCGAACCGTGCCGTATCGCGATCAAGGACGCCGGCGTCAAGGTGTCGGACATCGACGACGTGATCCTGGTCGGCGGCCAGACCCGCATGCCGAAGGTGCAGGAGAAGGTGAAGGAGTTCTTCGGCAAGGAACCGCGCCGTGACGTGAACCCGGACGAAGCCGTCGCGGTTGGCGCGGCGATCCAGGGCCAGGTTCTGTCGGGCGACCGCAAGGACGTGCTGCTGCTCGACGTGACCCCGCTGTCGCTCGGCATCGAGACGCTCGGCGGCGTGATGACGAAGATGATCACCAAGAACACGACGATCCCGACGAAGCACTCGCAGGTGTATTCGACGGCGGACGACAACCAGTCGGCCGTGACGATCAAGGTGTTCCAGGGCGAACGCGAGATGGCCGCGGGCAACAAGCTGCTCGGCGAGTTCAACCTCGAAGGCATCCCGCCCGCACCGCGCGGCGTGCCGCAGATCGAAGTGACCTTCGACATCGACGCGAACGGCATCCTGCACGTCGGCGCGAAGGACAAGGCGACCGGCAAGGAAAACAAGATCACGATCAAGGCGAACTCGGGCCTGTCCGACGCCGAAATCGACCAGATGATCAAGGACGCGGAAGCGAACGCGGCGGAAGACCACAAGCTGCGTGAGCTGGCCGATTCGCGCAACCAGGGCGACGCGCTCGTCCACAGCACGAAGAAGGCGCTCACCGAGTACGGCGACAAGCTGGACGCGGGCGAGAAGGAAAAGATCGAAGCGGCGCTGAAGTCGCTCGAGGACGTCCTGAAGGATACGTCGGCCGACAAGGCGGCGATCGACGCGAAGGTCGAGGAGCTCGGCAAGGCTTCGCAGAAGCTCGGCGAAAAGATGTACGCCGACATGCAGGCGCAGCAGGCCGGTGCGGCGGGCGCGGCAGGTGCAGCGGAAGGTGCGGCCCACGCGGGCGGCGCGCAGCAGGCAGCTGACGACGTCGTCGACGCCGAGTTCAAGGAAGTGAAGAAGGACTAA
- the glnE gene encoding bifunctional [glutamate--ammonia ligase]-adenylyl-L-tyrosine phosphorylase/[glutamate--ammonia-ligase] adenylyltransferase yields the protein MTDASALISTSYSRYLARAVAARPALAELIAAWADAPLTRARLDARLTELLAASSGAAAPGDDELKRALRQLRVEVFGAVAERDLRGVADVAEVTSAMTDLAEVAVQRSLALLSAELEATYGEPRGADGQRVVLGVVGMGKLGGRELNVSSDIDLIFVYEDDGETAGGTRAPLSTQEYFTRLGRRLIGVLSEVTADGYVFRVDMRLRPNGDSGPLVCSLGMLEEYFYVQGREWERYAWIKGRLVSEGDSDAARRLASQLEAIVKPFVYRRYLDFGVIGAIRSLHQQIRHEAARRASMRPDKADDIKLGRGGIREIEFSAQVFQLIRGGQDAEFRVRPTLAVLRHAQARGLIGEDVRERLTDAYNFLRTLEHRLQYRDDAQTHAMPVDPGERAVLAASLGFADYAALTAALDAHRTFVEAQFDQIFADKGNGGACASGEDAAAAWIWSGALADDGDDETLLARLDGLGFADPAAVLARLRAIWQSSRYAGLPEKSRQRFDSVAQRALEAAPRIDAARRDETVVRLFDLLETVSRRGVYLALLTEYPAALDRVLSVLGTTRWGGGYLIRHPQLLDELLDDEAIASPFDWPAFKDALRARLAAADGPEQQMDLLRHAQHAEVFRILLIDLAGQLSVEHVSDRLSELADAVLDVTIEVVWWQLAKRHRDVPKFAVIAYGKLGGKELGYASDLDLIFLYDDPDERSADVYTTFTRRLITWLTTATGAGALFDIDLRLRPNGEAGLLVTDLDAFRRYQLREGDAANTAWVWEHQALTRARYSAGDAQIGAAFEAIRRQVLTTPRDAAVLAREIVDMRDKVFAGHPNHSELFDLKHDRGGMVDIEFIVQYWVLLHASSDAELIRNTGNIALLREVARFGLMEADEAECVGAAYRKYRKLQHKLRLDGMEKARVDPAVVAEERAAVTALWARVFGAVRTGV from the coding sequence ATGACCGACGCTTCCGCCCTGATCAGCACGTCCTATTCCCGCTATCTCGCCCGCGCGGTCGCCGCGCGCCCCGCGCTGGCCGAGCTGATCGCCGCGTGGGCCGACGCGCCGCTCACGCGCGCGCGGCTCGACGCGCGCCTCACCGAGTTGCTCGCGGCGAGTTCCGGCGCGGCCGCGCCGGGCGACGACGAATTGAAGCGCGCGCTGCGGCAGTTGCGCGTCGAGGTGTTCGGCGCGGTGGCGGAGCGCGACCTGCGCGGCGTCGCGGACGTCGCCGAGGTCACGTCCGCGATGACCGATCTCGCCGAAGTGGCCGTGCAGCGCTCGCTCGCGCTGCTGTCCGCGGAGCTCGAGGCCACCTACGGCGAGCCGCGCGGCGCCGACGGCCAGCGCGTCGTGCTCGGCGTGGTCGGGATGGGCAAGCTCGGCGGCCGCGAGCTGAACGTGTCGTCGGACATCGACCTGATCTTCGTCTACGAGGACGACGGCGAGACGGCCGGCGGCACGCGCGCGCCGCTGTCCACGCAGGAGTACTTCACGCGGCTCGGCCGGCGCCTGATCGGCGTGCTGTCCGAGGTCACCGCCGACGGCTACGTGTTTCGCGTCGACATGCGGCTGCGTCCCAACGGCGATTCCGGGCCGCTCGTATGCAGCCTCGGGATGCTCGAGGAATACTTCTACGTGCAGGGGCGCGAATGGGAGCGCTATGCATGGATCAAGGGGCGGCTCGTGTCGGAAGGCGACAGCGACGCGGCGCGGCGGCTCGCATCGCAGCTCGAAGCAATCGTCAAGCCGTTCGTCTACCGCCGCTATCTCGATTTCGGCGTGATCGGCGCGATCCGTTCGCTGCATCAGCAGATCCGGCACGAGGCCGCGCGCCGCGCGTCGATGCGGCCCGACAAGGCCGACGACATCAAGCTCGGGCGCGGCGGCATCCGCGAGATCGAATTCAGCGCGCAGGTGTTCCAGCTGATCCGCGGCGGCCAGGACGCGGAGTTCCGCGTGCGGCCGACGCTCGCGGTGCTGCGCCATGCGCAGGCGCGCGGGCTGATCGGCGAGGACGTGCGCGAGCGGCTGACCGACGCGTACAACTTCCTGCGCACGCTCGAGCATCGGCTGCAGTATCGCGACGACGCGCAGACCCACGCGATGCCGGTCGATCCGGGCGAACGGGCGGTGCTTGCCGCGTCGCTCGGTTTTGCCGACTACGCGGCGCTCACCGCCGCGCTCGATGCGCACCGGACCTTCGTCGAGGCGCAGTTCGACCAGATCTTCGCCGACAAGGGCAATGGCGGCGCGTGCGCGTCGGGCGAAGACGCTGCCGCCGCCTGGATATGGAGCGGCGCGCTCGCGGACGACGGCGACGACGAGACGCTGCTCGCGCGCCTCGACGGCCTCGGCTTCGCCGATCCGGCCGCGGTGCTCGCCCGGCTGCGCGCGATCTGGCAGTCGTCGCGCTATGCCGGTCTGCCGGAAAAGAGCCGGCAGCGCTTCGACAGCGTCGCGCAGCGCGCGCTCGAGGCCGCGCCGCGGATCGACGCCGCGCGCCGCGACGAGACGGTCGTGCGATTGTTCGATCTGCTGGAGACGGTCAGCCGGCGCGGCGTTTATCTCGCGCTGCTCACCGAGTACCCGGCCGCGCTCGATCGCGTGCTGTCGGTGCTCGGCACGACGCGCTGGGGCGGCGGCTATCTGATTCGGCATCCGCAATTGCTCGACGAGCTGCTCGACGACGAGGCGATCGCGAGCCCGTTCGACTGGCCCGCGTTCAAGGACGCGCTGCGCGCGCGGCTCGCCGCCGCCGACGGCCCCGAGCAGCAGATGGACCTGCTGCGGCACGCACAGCATGCGGAGGTGTTCCGCATCCTGCTGATCGACCTGGCCGGCCAGCTGTCGGTCGAGCACGTGAGCGACCGGCTGTCCGAGCTCGCCGATGCAGTGCTCGACGTGACGATCGAGGTCGTCTGGTGGCAGCTCGCGAAACGCCATCGCGACGTGCCGAAGTTCGCGGTGATCGCATACGGCAAGCTCGGCGGCAAGGAGCTCGGCTATGCGTCGGATCTCGATCTGATCTTCCTGTACGACGACCCGGACGAGCGCTCGGCGGACGTCTATACGACGTTTACGCGGCGGCTCATCACGTGGCTCACCACCGCGACCGGCGCGGGCGCGCTGTTCGACATCGACCTGCGGCTGCGGCCGAACGGCGAGGCCGGGCTGCTCGTCACCGATCTCGATGCGTTCCGCCGTTACCAGCTGCGCGAAGGTGATGCGGCGAATACCGCGTGGGTCTGGGAGCACCAGGCGCTGACGCGCGCGCGGTACAGCGCCGGCGACGCGCAGATCGGCGCGGCCTTCGAGGCGATCCGCCGACAGGTGCTGACGACGCCGCGCGATGCGGCCGTGCTCGCGCGGGAAATCGTCGACATGCGCGACAAGGTGTTCGCCGGTCACCCGAACCACAGCGAGCTGTTCGACCTGAAGCACGATCGGGGCGGGATGGTCGACATCGAGTTCATCGTCCAGTACTGGGTGCTGCTGCATGCGTCGAGCGATGCCGAGCTGATCCGCAACACCGGCAACATCGCGCTGCTGCGCGAAGTCGCGCGCTTCGGGCTGATGGAGGCGGACGAGGCGGAGTGCGTCGGCGCCGCGTACCGCAAGTACCGGAAGCTGCAGCACAAGCTGCGGCTCGACGGGATGGAGAAGGCGCGCGTCGACCCGGCGGTCGTGGCCGAGGAGCGGGCGGCTGTTACGGCGCTGTGGGCGCGGGTGTTCGGGGCGGTTCGAACGGGTGTTTGA
- a CDS encoding NAD kinase — protein MKTGNQFNTVALVGRSNTPGIAEPLATLAGCIAKLGFDVVFEADTAREIGISGYPALTPAEIGARADVAVVLGGDGTMLGIGRQLAPYKTPLIGINHGRLGFITDIAAADMQALVPVILSGKFEREERSLLEARIVRNGEPIYHALAFNDVVVNRSGFSGMVELRASVDGRYMYNQRSDGLIVATPTGSTAYALSSAGPILHPQLQGVVLVPIAPHALSNRPIVLPDDSKIAIQIVAGRDVNVNFDMQSFTALELNDTIEVRRSKHTVPFLHPIGYSYYATLRKKLHWNEHASNEDDKAS, from the coding sequence ATGAAAACCGGTAATCAGTTCAATACTGTTGCGCTCGTCGGCCGGAGCAACACGCCCGGCATCGCCGAGCCGCTCGCCACGCTCGCTGGCTGCATCGCGAAACTCGGCTTCGACGTCGTGTTCGAGGCCGATACCGCGCGCGAGATCGGCATCTCGGGCTATCCGGCGCTCACGCCGGCGGAAATCGGCGCGCGCGCGGACGTCGCGGTGGTGCTCGGCGGCGACGGCACGATGCTCGGCATCGGCCGCCAGCTCGCGCCGTACAAAACGCCGTTGATCGGCATCAACCACGGGCGGCTCGGCTTCATCACCGACATCGCCGCAGCCGACATGCAGGCGCTCGTGCCGGTGATCCTGTCGGGCAAGTTCGAGCGCGAGGAGCGCTCGCTGCTCGAGGCGCGGATCGTGCGCAACGGCGAACCGATCTACCACGCGCTCGCCTTCAACGACGTCGTCGTGAACCGCAGCGGCTTTTCCGGGATGGTCGAGCTGCGCGCGTCGGTCGACGGCCGCTATATGTACAACCAGCGTTCGGACGGCCTGATCGTCGCGACGCCCACCGGCTCGACCGCGTACGCGCTGTCGTCGGCCGGCCCGATCCTGCATCCGCAACTGCAGGGCGTCGTGCTCGTGCCGATCGCGCCGCACGCGCTGTCGAACCGGCCGATCGTGCTGCCGGACGATTCGAAGATCGCCATCCAGATCGTCGCCGGTCGCGACGTCAACGTGAACTTCGACATGCAGTCCTTCACGGCGCTCGAGCTGAACGACACGATCGAAGTGCGCCGCTCGAAGCACACGGTGCCGTTCCTGCACCCGATCGGCTACAGCTATTACGCGACGCTGCGCAAGAAGCTGCACTGGAACGAACACGCATCGAACGAAGACGACAAGGCGTCCTGA
- the hemH gene encoding ferrochelatase has protein sequence MRFDLEPPSSVAAAHRIGVLLINLGTPDAPTPRAVRRYLAEFLSDPRVVEIPQAIWQVLLRTVILPLRGRASAKKYAAVWMPEGSPLRVYTERQTEGVRHLLAANDYQVQVDYAMRYGSPNIAQALAQFKRAGVERVLLMPMYPQYSASTTATAFDAAFAALTRMRNQPEVRTVRHYADHPAYIHALAEQVRHYWAQHGRPDFAAGDKLVLSFHGVPKRTLDLGDPYHDQCQQTGALLMAALGLSTLECRVTFQSRFGKAEWLQPYTAPTLRELGEAGVRRADVFCPGFTADCLETIEEIGMEVRDEFLAGGGQAFHRIPCLNGASAWIGALGEIVAENLQGWPAKAAQPETVS, from the coding sequence ATGCGCTTTGACCTTGAGCCGCCTTCGAGCGTCGCGGCTGCCCATCGCATCGGTGTGCTGCTGATCAATCTCGGCACGCCCGACGCCCCGACCCCGCGCGCGGTGCGCCGCTATCTCGCCGAATTCCTGTCCGATCCGCGCGTCGTCGAAATTCCGCAGGCCATCTGGCAGGTGCTGCTGCGCACGGTGATCCTGCCGTTGCGCGGCCGCGCGTCGGCGAAGAAATACGCGGCGGTCTGGATGCCTGAAGGCTCGCCGTTGCGGGTGTACACCGAACGCCAGACCGAAGGCGTGCGGCATTTGCTCGCAGCGAACGATTATCAGGTGCAGGTCGATTACGCGATGCGCTACGGCAGCCCGAACATCGCGCAGGCGCTCGCGCAGTTCAAGCGCGCGGGCGTCGAACGCGTGCTGTTGATGCCGATGTATCCGCAATACTCGGCGTCCACCACCGCAACCGCGTTCGATGCCGCGTTCGCCGCGCTCACGCGGATGCGCAACCAGCCGGAAGTGCGCACGGTGCGGCACTATGCCGACCATCCGGCCTATATCCATGCACTCGCCGAGCAGGTGCGTCACTACTGGGCGCAGCACGGCCGGCCCGACTTCGCGGCCGGCGACAAGCTCGTACTGAGCTTCCACGGCGTGCCGAAGCGCACGCTCGACCTGGGCGACCCCTATCACGACCAGTGCCAGCAGACGGGCGCACTGCTGATGGCCGCGCTCGGGCTGTCCACGCTCGAATGCCGCGTGACGTTCCAGTCGCGCTTCGGCAAGGCCGAGTGGCTGCAGCCGTACACGGCGCCGACGCTGCGCGAGCTCGGCGAGGCCGGCGTGCGGCGCGCCGACGTGTTCTGTCCGGGCTTCACGGCCGATTGCCTGGAGACGATCGAGGAAATCGGCATGGAAGTGCGCGACGAGTTTCTCGCGGGCGGCGGCCAGGCGTTCCACCGGATACCGTGCCTGAACGGGGCGTCCGCGTGGATCGGCGCGCTCGGCGAGATCGTCGCCGAGAATCTGCAGGGCTGGCCGGCCAAGGCGGCGCAGCCCGAAACGGTGAGTTGA
- the grpE gene encoding nucleotide exchange factor GrpE, which translates to MENTQENPATQSAEDIGSAKQAAQGAAPAAEAADAALAEAQAKVAELQESYLRAKAETENVRRRAQDDVSKAHKFAIESFAEHLLPVLDSLEAAAVDTSGDIAKVREGVELTLRQLTSALEKGRVVAINPVGEKFDPHQHQAISMVPAEQEPNTVVAVLQKGYMIADRVLRPALVTVAQPK; encoded by the coding sequence ATGGAAAACACGCAAGAGAACCCGGCTACCCAATCGGCCGAAGACATCGGCAGCGCGAAGCAAGCGGCACAAGGCGCCGCTCCCGCCGCCGAAGCCGCCGACGCGGCGCTCGCGGAGGCTCAAGCCAAGGTCGCCGAGCTGCAGGAGAGCTACCTGCGGGCGAAGGCCGAGACCGAAAACGTCCGTCGCCGCGCGCAGGACGACGTGTCGAAGGCGCACAAGTTCGCGATCGAGAGCTTCGCCGAGCACCTGCTGCCGGTGCTCGACAGCCTCGAGGCGGCTGCCGTCGATACCTCCGGCGACATCGCGAAGGTGCGCGAAGGCGTCGAGCTGACGCTGCGCCAGTTGACGAGCGCGCTCGAGAAGGGCCGCGTCGTCGCGATCAACCCGGTCGGCGAGAAGTTCGACCCGCACCAGCACCAGGCGATTTCGATGGTCCCGGCCGAGCAGGAGCCGAACACCGTCGTGGCCGTGCTGCAAAAAGGCTACATGATCGCCGACCGCGTGCTGCGCCCGGCGCTCGTCACCGTCGCGCAGCCGAAGTAA
- a CDS encoding thioredoxin family protein: MLPAGVDPAAFEAFDMQALAADTFDAELAGAGDALAVVFFWGVDCFNCEIAKKAMLAQPDAIRALGLKWFHCNVYEHHELGRRFGLHGVPTWFFFHGGKRLGRATGWHGLAQFEAAVAAARAKIAAASGDGRGTPHDPATGGD; the protein is encoded by the coding sequence ATGCTTCCCGCCGGCGTCGATCCGGCTGCGTTCGAGGCGTTCGACATGCAGGCGCTGGCGGCCGACACGTTCGATGCCGAACTCGCCGGCGCCGGCGACGCGCTGGCCGTCGTGTTCTTCTGGGGCGTCGACTGCTTCAACTGCGAGATCGCGAAGAAGGCGATGCTCGCGCAACCCGACGCGATCCGCGCGCTGGGCCTGAAGTGGTTCCATTGCAACGTCTACGAACATCATGAGCTGGGGCGCCGCTTCGGCCTGCACGGCGTGCCGACGTGGTTCTTCTTCCACGGCGGCAAGCGGCTCGGCCGCGCGACCGGCTGGCATGGGCTCGCGCAGTTCGAGGCGGCGGTGGCCGCGGCGCGCGCGAAGATCGCCGCGGCGTCCGGCGACGGCCGCGGCACCCCGCACGATCCGGCTACCGGCGGCGATTGA
- the recN gene encoding DNA repair protein RecN: MLRHLSIRDFVIVAALDLEFDGGFTVFSGETGAGKSILIDALALALGERADASVVRAGCGRADITAEFTPHDRVARWLDEHAFDAEDTVMLRRVIDANGRSRAFINGTSATLAQLRELGEMLVDIHGQHAHQLLMRPDAQRELFDTHAGLAADAANVARAWRVWRDATQAIDAAKAHERELQLEREKLAWQLAELDKLAPQPGEWDEVGHEHKRLSHSANLIAGVQGALNALSEADGAMLPQLGAIVSKLRGLADYDSGLADALASLEPAEIQLQEAVYSLSHYAQRLDLDPARLAQVEARLDALHSTARKFRLPPDTLHEEHAARRAQLAALDAAADLGALEAAQSKAWDAYLADAKRLSKARAQAAKALGAAVTAGMQELSMAGGSFEVALVPLADGGPHGLEQVEFRVAGHPGVPLRPLAKVASGGELARISLALAVIASAASPTPTLIFDEVDTGIGGGVAEVVGRLLHQLGRNRQVLCVTHLPQVAARGDHHFQVAKGADERGGTVSSVIALDKASRVEEVARMLGGLEITATTRKHAKEMLAA; the protein is encoded by the coding sequence ATGCTGCGCCACCTCTCGATACGCGACTTCGTCATCGTCGCCGCGCTCGATCTCGAATTCGACGGCGGCTTCACCGTCTTTTCCGGCGAAACCGGCGCCGGCAAGTCGATCCTGATCGACGCGCTGGCGCTCGCCCTCGGCGAGCGCGCCGACGCGAGCGTCGTGCGCGCCGGCTGCGGCCGCGCCGACATCACCGCCGAGTTCACGCCGCACGACCGCGTCGCGCGCTGGCTCGACGAGCACGCGTTCGATGCCGAGGACACCGTGATGCTGCGTCGCGTGATCGACGCGAACGGCCGCTCGCGCGCGTTCATCAACGGCACCAGCGCCACGCTTGCCCAACTGCGCGAGCTCGGCGAGATGCTGGTCGACATCCACGGCCAGCATGCGCACCAGTTGCTGATGCGGCCCGACGCGCAACGCGAGCTGTTCGACACGCACGCGGGCTTGGCCGCCGATGCCGCCAACGTCGCGCGCGCATGGCGCGTGTGGCGCGACGCGACACAGGCGATCGACGCGGCAAAGGCGCACGAGCGCGAGCTTCAGCTCGAACGCGAAAAGCTCGCATGGCAGCTCGCCGAGCTCGACAAGCTCGCGCCGCAACCGGGCGAATGGGATGAAGTGGGCCACGAGCACAAGCGCCTGTCGCATTCGGCGAACCTGATCGCCGGCGTGCAGGGCGCGCTCAACGCGCTGTCGGAGGCCGACGGCGCGATGCTGCCCCAACTCGGCGCGATCGTGTCGAAGCTGCGCGGCCTGGCCGACTACGACAGCGGGCTCGCCGACGCGCTCGCGTCACTCGAACCGGCCGAGATCCAGCTGCAGGAAGCCGTCTATTCGCTGTCGCACTACGCGCAGCGCCTCGATCTCGATCCGGCCCGGCTCGCGCAGGTCGAAGCGCGCCTCGACGCGCTGCACTCGACCGCCCGGAAGTTCCGGCTGCCGCCCGACACGCTGCACGAGGAGCATGCGGCGCGCCGCGCGCAGCTCGCGGCGCTCGATGCGGCCGCCGACCTCGGCGCGCTCGAAGCCGCGCAGTCAAAGGCGTGGGATGCCTATCTCGCCGACGCGAAACGGCTGTCGAAGGCGCGCGCGCAGGCGGCGAAGGCGCTCGGCGCCGCGGTCACGGCCGGCATGCAGGAATTGTCGATGGCGGGCGGCAGCTTCGAAGTCGCGCTCGTGCCGCTGGCCGACGGCGGCCCGCACGGGCTCGAACAGGTCGAATTCCGCGTCGCCGGCCATCCCGGCGTGCCGCTGCGGCCGCTCGCGAAAGTCGCGTCGGGCGGCGAACTCGCGCGGATCAGTCTCGCGCTCGCGGTGATCGCCAGCGCGGCCAGCCCCACGCCCACGCTGATCTTCGACGAGGTCGACACCGGGATCGGCGGCGGCGTCGCCGAAGTGGTCGGGCGCCTGCTGCACCAGCTGGGGCGCAACCGCCAGGTGCTGTGCGTGACGCACCTGCCGCAGGTCGCGGCGCGCGGCGACCATCACTTCCAGGTCGCGAAGGGCGCGGACGAGCGCGGCGGCACCGTATCGTCGGTCATCGCGCTCGACAAGGCGAGCCGTGTGGAGGAAGTCGCGCGGATGCTCGGCGGGCTGGAGATCACCGCGACCACGCGCAAGCACGCGAAGGAAATGCTCGCGGCCTGA
- the hrcA gene encoding heat-inducible transcriptional repressor HrcA, which yields MLDPRARTLLKTLIERYIADGQPVGSRTLSRYSGLELSPATIRNVMSDLEELGLVSSPHTSAGRVPTPRGYRLFVDTMLTVEAPIDAEAVARQVQNTLQAGEPQQRVVAAAASVLSNLSQFAGVVLTPRRSHVFKQIEFMRLSDKRILLIIVTPEGDVQNRMLATPRDYTPSQLTEASNYINAHFAGLSFDEVRRRLRDEIDQLRGDMTTLMHAAVTASTEVPDTEDTVLISGERNLLEVADLSSDMARLRKLFDVFDQKTGLLQLLDVSSHAQGVQIFIGGESTLVPIEEMSVVTAPYEVNGKIVGTLGVIGPTRMAYNRVIPIVDITARLLSLALSQQ from the coding sequence ATGCTAGATCCTCGCGCACGAACCCTCCTCAAAACCCTGATCGAACGGTATATCGCCGACGGTCAGCCGGTCGGCTCGCGCACGTTGTCCCGTTACTCCGGGCTCGAGCTGAGCCCGGCGACGATCCGCAACGTGATGTCCGACCTGGAGGAGCTCGGCCTCGTGTCCAGCCCGCATACCTCCGCCGGGCGCGTCCCGACGCCGCGCGGCTACCGGCTGTTCGTCGACACGATGTTGACGGTCGAGGCGCCGATCGACGCCGAGGCCGTCGCGCGGCAGGTGCAGAACACGCTGCAGGCCGGCGAGCCGCAGCAGCGCGTGGTGGCGGCGGCGGCGAGCGTGCTGTCGAACCTGTCGCAGTTCGCCGGCGTCGTGCTGACGCCGCGGCGCAGCCACGTGTTCAAGCAGATCGAATTCATGCGGCTGTCGGACAAGCGGATCCTGCTGATCATCGTCACGCCCGAAGGCGACGTGCAGAACCGGATGCTCGCAACGCCGCGCGACTACACGCCGTCGCAGCTGACCGAGGCGTCGAACTACATCAACGCGCACTTTGCCGGCCTGTCGTTCGACGAGGTGCGCCGCCGCCTGCGCGACGAGATCGACCAGCTGCGCGGCGACATGACCACGCTGATGCACGCGGCCGTGACGGCCAGCACCGAGGTGCCCGACACCGAGGACACCGTGCTGATTTCCGGCGAGCGCAACCTGCTCGAAGTGGCTGACCTGTCGTCCGACATGGCGCGGCTGCGCAAGCTGTTCGACGTGTTCGACCAAAAGACGGGCCTCCTGCAACTGCTCGACGTGTCGAGCCACGCCCAGGGCGTGCAGATATTCATCGGCGGCGAATCGACGCTCGTGCCGATCGAGGAAATGAGCGTCGTCACCGCGCCGTACGAGGTGAACGGCAAGATCGTCGGCACGCTCGGCGTGATCGGCCCGACCCGCATGGCGTACAACCGCGTGATCCCGATCGTCGACATCACGGCGCGGCTGCTGTCGCTCGCGCTGAGCCAGCAATAA